From a region of the Pseudanabaena sp. ABRG5-3 genome:
- a CDS encoding VWA domain-containing protein: protein MEFAANPEPRCPIILLIDKSGSMSGEPINALKQGLNTFKETLQVDSLATQRVEVAVVTFSDGVTLAQDFTLASHFVTPDIEAGGATAMGTAIELSLELIEGRKKIYRENGVNYYRPWIFMITDGQPTDNWEQAARRLQEAESTNRISFFSVGVRDADMEILRQISSNPPMLLNGLDFRSMFLWLSNSLVRVSSSKLAAQVQLPPVAWGVV, encoded by the coding sequence ATTGAGTTTGCAGCAAATCCTGAACCACGCTGTCCAATTATTCTGTTAATAGATAAATCAGGGTCTATGTCTGGAGAACCTATCAATGCTCTAAAACAGGGGCTAAATACCTTTAAGGAAACTCTACAGGTGGATAGCTTAGCTACTCAGCGTGTTGAGGTTGCTGTTGTCACATTCAGTGATGGTGTGACACTTGCTCAAGATTTTACGCTAGCTAGCCATTTTGTAACACCTGATATAGAAGCGGGTGGGGCAACTGCTATGGGTACAGCAATTGAATTGAGTTTAGAACTGATTGAAGGTCGTAAGAAAATTTATAGGGAAAATGGAGTTAATTACTACCGTCCGTGGATATTTATGATTACTGACGGTCAACCAACTGACAACTGGGAGCAAGCAGCACGGCGATTACAAGAAGCTGAGTCTACTAACAGGATCAGCTTCTTTTCAGTTGGGGTGCGAGATGCAGATATGGAGATATTGAGACAGATATCTTCAAATCCTCCCATGTTACTCAACGGGTTAGACTTTCGGTCTATGTTCTTGTGGTTAAGCAACTCACTCGTAAGGGTTTCTAGTTCCAAATTAGCTGCTCAAGTACAGCTTCCACCTGTTGCATGGGGGGTAGTATAA
- a CDS encoding IS630 transposase-related protein, protein MAPYSLDLRQKIVATYEAGNTSIREVAKQFQVATKTVQTLLNQYRETGELNHKPLGSQIKSPLEAHREKILKIATEHPDWTLWQYCEEVAEQTGVSVTTGSMCRFFQRHNITLKKRPIAMKR, encoded by the coding sequence ATGGCACCTTACTCACTAGATCTTAGGCAAAAGATCGTAGCAACCTACGAAGCAGGAAATACATCGATTCGTGAAGTAGCTAAGCAATTTCAAGTCGCGACAAAAACAGTGCAAACACTGCTGAATCAATACCGAGAGACAGGAGAACTAAACCACAAACCATTAGGGAGTCAAATCAAAAGTCCGCTCGAAGCCCATCGAGAGAAAATCCTCAAAATTGCGACAGAGCATCCAGATTGGACACTATGGCAGTACTGTGAGGAAGTAGCAGAACAAACAGGAGTATCAGTGACCACGGGCAGTATGTGCCGATTTTTCCAGAGGCATAACATCACGCTAAAAAAAAGACCTATCGCCATGAAAAGGTAA
- a CDS encoding helix-turn-helix domain-containing protein: protein MVALTESLHIPTEEETEISKESSRIFASHISDGVRHLKIVEADGSEETATIPAAAYRLFIDILTEMSQGNAVTIIPIHAELTTQEAADLINVSRPFLIKQLEEGVIPYHKVGKHRRVRFTDLMEYKTNIDAARNKVLDEIVAISEDLGLYD, encoded by the coding sequence ATGGTTGCCCTAACCGAGTCTCTACACATTCCCACCGAAGAAGAAACCGAAATTTCTAAAGAAAGCAGCCGTATTTTTGCTTCGCATATTAGCGATGGTGTCCGTCATCTCAAAATCGTAGAAGCAGATGGCAGTGAAGAAACAGCCACAATCCCTGCGGCAGCCTATCGCCTATTTATAGACATTTTGACCGAGATGTCGCAGGGCAATGCCGTAACGATCATTCCCATCCATGCTGAACTAACCACCCAAGAAGCCGCAGATTTAATCAACGTCTCGCGTCCGTTCTTAATCAAACAACTAGAAGAAGGCGTAATTCCCTATCACAAAGTCGGAAAACATCGCCGAGTTCGTTTTACTGACTTAATGGAATACAAAACAAATATTGATGCCGCTAGAAACAAAGTTTTAGATGAGATTGTGGCAATATCTGAAGATTTAGGACTTTATGACTAG
- a CDS encoding PIN domain-containing protein translates to MTSKFTVIYDACVLYPNYLRDILIQLAITDLFRAKWTNLIHDEWIRNLIENRPDLTMEKLNQVKDLMNSQVRDSLVTDFDQLIPSLTLPDPNDRHILAAAIVAEADIIVTFNLKDFPDVNISQYGITAKHPDDFITDLLGLNPFKVIAAVETCRQRLKKKPKTSNEYLEILLNQGLPLSISMLKELKEML, encoded by the coding sequence ATGACTAGCAAGTTTACAGTGATATACGATGCCTGTGTCCTTTATCCTAACTATCTTAGAGATATTCTCATTCAATTAGCGATCACCGATCTATTTAGAGCCAAATGGACTAACTTAATTCATGACGAATGGATTCGCAATCTTATCGAAAATCGTCCTGATTTAACAATGGAAAAGCTAAATCAAGTCAAAGATTTGATGAATAGCCAAGTTCGAGACAGTTTAGTTACGGATTTTGATCAACTAATTCCATCCTTAACATTACCTGATCCTAACGATCGCCATATTCTGGCGGCAGCAATTGTGGCTGAAGCTGATATTATTGTCACCTTTAATTTAAAAGACTTTCCTGACGTGAATATCAGTCAGTATGGAATCACCGCAAAGCATCCAGATGATTTTATTACCGATTTGCTTGGCTTAAATCCTTTCAAAGTTATAGCAGCAGTTGAAACTTGTCGGCAACGCTTAAAAAAGAAACCCAAAACTAGCAATGAATACTTAGAAATTTTGTTAAATCAGGGGCTACCACTCTCTATATCAATGCTAAAAGAACTCAAGGAAATGTTATGA
- a CDS encoding GNAT family N-acetyltransferase, with protein sequence MNDLPDKSLEKDSDRDRHEGNSVDIREMNIDDIAPIFHLGEQLFTSDLYPYLYRTWDEWEVIGMYNTDSEYCLVAEIDDQLAGFILGTIINKASWKYGYITWLGVNPNFQRRGVADRLVDKIIERMIEDNVRLMLVDTDPANTPAINFFNRKGFGNAREHVFLSLNLAKHEYYGRLINYERDKAERNRPRSRRRT encoded by the coding sequence ATGAATGATTTACCCGATAAGTCCCTTGAGAAAGATAGCGATCGCGATCGCCATGAAGGTAATAGTGTTGACATTCGCGAGATGAATATTGATGATATTGCGCCAATTTTCCACTTAGGCGAGCAATTATTTACCAGTGACTTATATCCATACCTCTATCGCACATGGGACGAGTGGGAGGTAATCGGGATGTATAACACTGATTCTGAATATTGCCTAGTTGCCGAAATTGACGATCAGCTTGCAGGCTTCATTCTCGGCACAATCATTAATAAGGCTTCGTGGAAATATGGCTATATCACTTGGCTGGGTGTAAATCCCAATTTCCAAAGGCGAGGAGTAGCTGATCGCCTAGTCGATAAGATCATCGAACGGATGATTGAAGATAATGTACGTTTAATGCTTGTCGATACCGATCCTGCGAATACGCCCGCCATTAATTTCTTTAATCGCAAGGGTTTCGGCAATGCCAGAGAGCATGTTTTCCTATCGCTAAATCTCGCTAAACATGAATATTACGGCAGGCTAATCAATTACGAACGCGATAAAGCCGAACGAAACCGTCCGCGATCGCGCCGCCGTACTTAA
- a CDS encoding M23 family metallopeptidase: MKILLRFRLAVFVISLAYIYVDPIFAQVCPKEYSHPNSENDHEKYPPTQRVASVRSDRNLSLAWALPTEFTAIDPFIGKDYQLAEHEGIDFIHSNPLITEVLVRSVADGTVMYVRRDCPQSNSFEPNNLQRDCGGDWGNHIVIRHPNGLFTRYAHLYPDSIQVKVGQKITRGQALGYMGNSGRSDTRHLHFELGVAIKIDPCAPAQSFHYVYNPATYLQWDNTQ, encoded by the coding sequence ATGAAAATTCTTTTGCGTTTTAGATTAGCAGTTTTTGTGATTTCTCTTGCCTATATTTATGTAGATCCCATATTTGCTCAAGTTTGCCCCAAGGAATATTCGCATCCAAACTCGGAAAATGATCACGAAAAATATCCGCCGACACAGCGTGTTGCTTCTGTTCGTAGCGATCGCAACTTGAGTTTAGCTTGGGCTTTACCCACAGAATTTACCGCGATCGATCCATTTATAGGCAAGGACTATCAACTAGCAGAGCATGAAGGCATTGATTTTATTCATAGCAATCCGTTAATTACTGAGGTTTTGGTGCGATCGGTCGCCGATGGCACGGTTATGTATGTGCGTCGTGACTGCCCTCAATCAAATTCCTTTGAGCCAAATAATTTACAGCGTGACTGCGGCGGTGATTGGGGAAACCATATTGTGATTCGGCATCCGAATGGGCTATTCACCCGCTATGCTCACCTTTATCCTGATAGTATCCAAGTAAAAGTTGGGCAGAAAATCACTCGTGGTCAAGCGCTTGGCTACATGGGCAATTCAGGACGGAGTGATACCAGACATTTACATTTTGAGTTAGGTGTTGCCATTAAGATCGATCCCTGTGCGCCAGCCCAATCTTTTCACTATGTTTACAATCCAGCTACTTATTTACAATGGGACAATACCCAATAG
- the petB gene encoding cytochrome b6: MSKVYDWFNDRLEVGAIAEDVTSKYVPPHVNIFYCLGGITLTCFLIQFATGFAMTFYYKPSVTEAFDSVRYIMTDVNFGWLIRSIHRWSASMMVLMMILHVFRVYLTGGFKKPRELTWVTGVILAVITVTFGVTGYSLPWDQVGYWAVKIVSGVPEAIPVVGGTLVELLRGGQSVGQATLTRFYSLHTFVLPWLIAVFMLAHFLMIRKQGISGPL; the protein is encoded by the coding sequence ATGAGTAAAGTTTACGATTGGTTTAACGATCGCCTTGAAGTCGGGGCGATCGCTGAGGACGTTACTAGTAAGTACGTTCCCCCCCATGTCAATATTTTTTATTGTTTAGGTGGCATCACCCTCACCTGCTTCCTAATCCAGTTCGCGACAGGTTTCGCGATGACCTTTTATTACAAGCCCTCAGTAACTGAAGCTTTTGATTCAGTCCGCTACATCATGACCGACGTTAACTTCGGTTGGTTGATTCGCTCAATCCACCGTTGGTCTGCAAGCATGATGGTCTTGATGATGATCTTGCACGTTTTCCGCGTGTACTTAACTGGTGGTTTCAAGAAACCCCGCGAATTGACTTGGGTTACTGGCGTAATCCTTGCCGTGATCACCGTTACCTTCGGCGTAACTGGCTACTCCTTACCTTGGGATCAAGTTGGCTACTGGGCGGTAAAGATCGTATCTGGCGTACCTGAAGCAATTCCTGTAGTTGGTGGAACCTTAGTTGAACTACTTCGTGGTGGTCAAAGCGTTGGTCAAGCAACCCTTACCCGTTTCTACAGCTTGCACACCTTTGTATTGCCTTGGTTGATCGCTGTATTTATGCTTGCTCACTTCTTGATGATTCGTAAGCAAGGTATTTCTGGTCCTTTGTAA
- the petD gene encoding cytochrome b6-f complex subunit IV produces the protein MAKTEKLPDLNDPILRAKLEKNMGHNYYGEPAWPNDLLYMFPVVITGTIALITGLAVLDPTLVGEPANPFATPLEILPEWFLYPAFQILRIVPNKLLGVLLQSLIPVGLILIPFIENVNKFQNPFRRPVAMAVFLFGTAFTLYLGIGSTLPIDKSLTLGLF, from the coding sequence ATGGCAAAGACTGAAAAGCTCCCCGATTTGAATGATCCAATCTTGCGTGCCAAGTTGGAAAAGAACATGGGTCACAACTACTACGGCGAACCAGCTTGGCCGAATGACTTGTTGTACATGTTCCCCGTTGTAATCACTGGCACGATCGCTTTGATTACTGGTTTGGCAGTACTTGACCCCACCTTGGTTGGCGAACCTGCTAATCCCTTCGCAACTCCTTTGGAAATTTTGCCAGAGTGGTTCTTGTATCCTGCATTCCAAATTTTGCGGATCGTCCCTAACAAGCTTTTGGGCGTACTGCTCCAAAGCTTGATTCCCGTTGGCTTGATCCTCATTCCCTTCATCGAGAATGTCAACAAGTTCCAAAATCCTTTCCGTCGTCCCGTAGCGATGGCAGTATTCCTATTTGGTACTGCTTTTACCCTTTACTTGGGTATCGGCTCCACCTTGCCTATTGACAAGTCTTTGACCTTGGGCTTGTTCTAA